The following are from one region of the Silene latifolia isolate original U9 population chromosome 9, ASM4854445v1, whole genome shotgun sequence genome:
- the LOC141601049 gene encoding protein FAR-RED IMPAIRED RESPONSE 1-like: protein MAEVIGNYCCMFFVSSKLKMCMYVDDPGFLFVSNDYQLWSKKCIQPPEDIVEVTNVQASSSNSKENQLLVTNVPATPEVDFDNQIVGLPRCSAELKPALWMKFATLEEGIHFYEEYAKVCGFLTRDLNLVHKKMIMDNAHVNHGLVQTFRMFKQYVKGYKNVGASLQDFKIFSRDVKKYIKEYDAQMLIENFMQKKAMSPSFYFDFDVDDQSEITKLFRAIQYQLKIMAFLVIGIKKAVKGVFGDKTRHRLCMWHIMKKLPDEVGPSISQDTTFLKEINSVVWDVEITPEDFESKWNSIISSYELCDNKWLKKMFKHRALWIHAYIRDAYLGGILRTTSRSESENRFFGNFTNLHVTLVEFWMRFQTAMDAQRWKYSKVMADDKNCYPKLTTPLLLEKQAFEFYTIVILYIFQVEVQAVCYTCGHLPSPNPSGANDNISIIDREKDKEYKVDLSDNRFSCSCKMFERIGILCRHILWVFKDRGFDHIPKEYLALRWSKSATSHPLSTVVGKNVLADCVSIESRQNNISELWSEVFNAVSLVEDSEEHSDALFQLLRSFNEKLIISIKSGKSKDKKAEIEMLLGSKIPTEVTVLPPEKCKNKGSGKRITSNKEKSVLENAKPLRKCRACGEMSNHDSRNCPSRVP from the exons ATGGCAGAAGTTATAGGTAACTACTGCTGCATGTTCTTTGTATCCAGCAAGTTAAAGATGTGTATGTATGTAGAT GATCCTGGGTTTCTGTTTGTAAGCAACGACTATCAATTATGGTCTAAAAAGTGTATACAGCCACCTGAAG ACATTGTAGAAGTTACTAATGTGCAAGCGTCTTCAAGTAATTCAAAAGAAAATCAATTACTTGTCACTAATGTACCAG ccACCCCAGAAGTTGATTTCGATAATCAAATAGTGGGATTGCCAAGATGCTCAGCAGAATTAAAACCAGCATTGTGGATGAAATTTGCAACTTTGGAAGAAGGCATACATTTTTATGAGGAATATGCCAAGGTTTGTGGGTTTCTTACTAG GGATTTAAACTTGgttcacaaaaaaatgataatGGATAATGCTCATGTAAACCATGGTCTTGTGCAAACATTTAGGATGTTCAAACAGTATGTGAAGGGATACAAAAATGTGGGTGCTTCTTTACAAGATTTCAAAATTTTTTCAAGGGATGTTAAGAAATACATCAAAGAATATGATGCCCAGATGTTAATAGAGAACTTCATGCAGAAAAAGGCTATGTCTCCATCTTTCTATTTTGACTTTGATGTGGACGATCAAAGCGAAATAACTAAGCTTTTCCGGGCGATCcaatatcaattaaaaattaTGGCCTTTTTGGTGAT AGGCATCAAAAAAGCTGTTAAGGGTGTGTTTGGTGACAAAACACGCCACCGACTgtgtatgtggcatataatgaagaaGTTGCCTGACGAGGTTGGTCCATCGATTTCCCAAGACACGacttttttgaaggaaattaactCAGTTGTTTGGGATGTAGAAATCACTCCAGAAGATTTTGAATCGAAATGGAATTCGATAATTTCCTCATATGAGCTTTGTGATAACAAGTGGTTGAAGAAAATGTTTAAGCACCGTGCTCTTTGGATTCATGCTTACATTAGAGACGCATATTTGGGTGGGATTTTGCGCACAACATCAAGGTCAGAGTCTGAAAATCGTTTCTTTGGAAACTTCACCAACCTACATGTCACACTTgtcgagttttggatgcgtttccaAACAGCAATGGATGCTCAGAGATGGAAATATTCTAAGGTAATGGCTGATGATAAGAACtgttatccaaaattgacaacCCCTCTCCTTTTAGAAAAGCAAGCTTTTGAGTTTTACACAATCGTTATATTATATATTTTCCAAGTAGAAGTCCAAGCAGTATGTTATACTTGTGGCCATTTACCATCACCAAATCCAAGTGGTGCGAATGATAATATTTCAATAATTGATCGTGAGAAAGACAAGGAATACAAAGTTGATTTAAGTGATAATAGGTTCTCTTGTTCTTGTAAGAtgtttgaaagaattgggatacTCTGTAGGCACATTTTATGGGTGTTTAAAGATAGGGGATTTGATCATATACCTAAAGAGTATTTAGCACTGAGATGGAGCAAATCTGCAACCTCCCACCCTCTTTCTACTGTTGTTGGAAAAAATGTACTAGCTGATTGTGTGTCAATCGAAAGTCGCCAGAACAATATAAGTGAATTATGGTCGGAGGTATTTAATGCAGTCTCACTTGTTGAGGATAGTGAGGAACATTCTGATGCGCTATTTCAATTGCTCCGGAGTTTCAATGAAAAGTTGATTATTTCAATTAAGTCGGGAAAGTCAAAAGATAAGAAAGCTGAGATTGAGATGCTTCTTGGGTCAAAAATTCCAACTGAAGTTACTGTTTTACCACCAGAGAAGTGCAAGAATAAGGGATCGGGAAAGAGGATAACATCAAACAAGGAAAAGTCAGTCTTAGAAAATGCAAAGCCTCTGAGAAAATGTCGTGCTTGCGGTGAAATGAGTAACCATGATAGTAGAAATTGCCCGAGTCGAGTCCCTTGA